The genomic region CGGGCGGCACGATCACGCAGGCCTGCTTCGAACGGACCACGTCGGAGTTGCTCGACGCGATCGAACGGGAAAAGGCCGGTGCCGCCGGCGTGTACCTGAACCTGCACGGCGCCATGGCCGCGGAAATCGAAAAGGATCCGGAAGGCTACGTCCTGCAGGAGGTGCGCCGGATCGTCGGGCCCCACGTGCCCGTGGTCGCTTCCTTCGACATGCACGGCACGATCACCCTGCGCATGCTGTCCCACATGGACGGCTGTGCCATCCTGCATACCTATCCCCACATCGACTGGTACGAAACGGGTGCGCGGGCCGCCGGAGTGCTGCTGCGCATACTCGACGGGGCCCGCCCCGTGATCGCCAGTGTATATACGCCCACCATGGTCCGGGGCGACGAACTCAAGACCGCCACGGGCGTGCATGGCACGTTCATCCGGTACCTGGAACGCCTGGAGGAGCGGGACGACGTACTCGCCGGGGGGATCATGCTGGGCCATCCACCGACGGACTGCCCTGAACAGGGCTCCCGCGTCGTCGTGATCACGGACGGCAACCGGGAACTGGCGGAGCGGGAAGCCCTGCATATCGGCCGGAGCTTCTGGAACATGAGGTCCCACATGCAGTGCGTGCTGCACAGCGTGGAGGAGGGCATCCGGATTGCCGCGAAGGCAAGGGGAACGGTCGTTTTCGCCGATGCCGCCGACGCCACCAGTTCGGGCGCGCCGGGCACGAGCAACACCATCCTGAAGGGGTTCCTCGGGAGTGACTACCGGGGCAGCGTGCTGTTCCCCATCCGCGACGATCCAGCGGTCGCGCGCGCAATGGAGGCGGGCGTTGGTCGGACCATCACCGTCCCACTGGGCGGAACGCGGGACCCGCGCTTTACCCCGGTGGAAGTCACCGCCACGGTCGAAGTGCTGGGCCGGCGGGACGATGTGCCTATCGCGGTACTGCAGTGCCGGAATATCACGATCTTCCTGGCGGCTTCCGGGCCGCTTCTGTGCGACCGGTGGATGTATCCTGCCTTCGGCCAGGACCCGAAACGATTCGACGTCGTGATCAAGAAGCTGCCTCATACGCCGGACGAGTGGTACGACGACTGGGCGGAACGGACCATCACCATCGATTCGCCGGGGGCGGCGAGCCCCAACATCCCCACGCTTGGTCATCGGTATGTCACCCGCCCCATCTACCCCCTCGACCCGGACATGACCTGCACGCCGGCAGTGGAGGTGTACGAATAAAGCCGCGCGGCTGCCCTCTCGTTGCGGACCCTCCCGCGGGGAAGGCATGAACCGGCACGTCACCAGCGGCCGCTGGGGCCTGGGGCTGATCCTCAGCCTGTTCACGATCTTCGTATGGGGCGGACTGCCCATCGTCCTGAAAATCATGCTGATCAGCCTGGACGCCTTCACGATGACGTGGTACCGGTTCGTCGTCGCGGCCGCGTTGATGGCGTTGATCGTGTACCGGCAGGGTCACTTCGGGCTGGTCCGGCGACTCAAGAGCGGTTACGCGCTGGTCTTCCTCGCGGCGGTGCTCGGGTTCAGTTGCGCGTACGTGTTCTATCCCCAGAGCCTTCAATACATCTCGCCCAGCGCCGCCCAGGTGGTCAACCAGATCTCGCTGCTGTTCCTGCTGCTGGGCGCCATGTTGCTCTTCCACGAGCGGATGACCCTGATCCAGGTCCTGGGACTCCTGCTGCTCACGGGAGGGATCGTCCTTTTCTTCAACGAACAGCTGTCCGAATTGTGGTCCGGGGACAGCGCCATGATTCCCGGCATTTTATGGGTGACTGCCGCGGCGCTGGCGCTGTCGACCTATACCCTCACCCAGAAGCAACTGCTTCAGATTCTGCCCACCTCCGTCATCCTGTTCCTGATCTACCTGGCCGGTTCGATACTGATCCTGCCCTTCGTCCGATTCGAGTCGTTGCTGGCGCAGGACACCCAACAGATGATCCTGCTCAACGTTTCAGCGGTGATCTCGCTCGTTGCCTTCGTAACGCTGGTGGAATCACTGAAACATCTCGAGGTATTCCGGGTCAGCATGGTCCTGGCGGTTGTGCCCCTGGTCACCGTCGTGGACATGATGATCCTGGCGCCGCTCCTTCCCGGCCTGCTGCAGCCGGAGCACCTGAATCTGATCAGCATTTCGGGTGCCATTCTCGTCGTCATCGGGTCCATATTCGGCAACCTGCGGCGGTCCATGAAGTCCGGGTAACCGGTTACCCGGACGGTTCCGCCGAGTCTGGACCCACCGGGTGGTCCCGCCGAGACCGTACCGACCAGTGTCACTGTTTTTGGCAAAAAGGAGCCAATACCATGAAGCCACTCGTGGTCATGGGATTACGGACGCTTGCCCACCTGGATACGAAAGAAAGCATGTACAAACAGATCGAACGGAACGAGATCCATGCGTCGGGACGATTCCCGCTGGAACATCTCGAGGTCATCGCCGGCGAATTCGCACTCGGGATTCTGTCCAGCCACAGCGTGGCGCGTATCGAGCGGGTGATCGACTACCTGGGATGGTCCCGTCTGTTTCCGGCGGAACACCTGATCTCTTCAGATCCCCGGGACCGGAAGGACGCGGTGAACTGGGAGGGATGGCGGAGGGAATACCAGGTGCGGGGGCTTGCGCTGCACACAGTGGTTGATATCGGCGAGGTGCTGGTGCGCAACCTTGCCGGCTCATCCACCTTCCGGGATGTGGACAAGTACTTCGTCACGGGGGACGGGGACGTTCGCATCGAGGGAGCGACCCGTATCACGGCCCTGGACCAGACGCGGGCTTACCGGGAGGCTTCGCGGAACCGGGCACGTCGTTAGGACCGACGTTTCAGTCTGCGGGTGGCTACTTATCGGACCGCGGCGCCCGGGCGTTCAGGAACTCCAGCACCAGGTGGGTCATCACGCGCATGCCCACACCCACGGATTCGCTGTCCGCCGTCATGGTCGGGGTGTGCAGGCCGCCCGACAACTGGCCGGGTCTGGTGGTACCCAGCCGGTAGAAAAAACCGGGAATCTCGTTGGCGAAATAGGCGAAGTCCTCGCCGCCCATGGTCGGAGGCAGTTCGAGCACCTGCTCGACGCCGGGCGCTCCCGTCAGGTAACCGGCCATTTCCCGGGACAGGGCCGGATCGTTGATCACGGAAGGTGTACCGCGGTTGTAGTCAAGTACGAAGGAACCGCCATAGGCCCCGGTTATGCCTTCCAGGATGGTTGTCATCCGGCGCTCCACCATGTCCCTGACCACGGGGTTGTAGGTGCGCACCGTTCCTTCGAGATGGACTTCCCGGGGGATGATATTGAAGCGTTCGCCGCCGCGGAAGATACCCACCGTGACCACGCTGGGCTCGAGGGGCGACAGGGTGCGGGACCGGATTGTCTGAAGGGCGAACACGATCTCGGAAGCCATGACGACCGGGTCGATGCCCTCTTCGGGACGGGCGCCATGGGCCTGCTTGCCCCGGACCTTGATGATAAAATGGTCGACTGCGGCCATGGCCGGCCCGATGGTGTATCCGACGGTGCCCACATCTAGGGAGGGCAGGGCGTGGAGACCGAAAATCGCCTCGGGCGCGGGGTCTTCAAGGACCTTCTCACGCACCATCAGGTCCGCTCCGCCCTCTTCACCGGGCGGCGCTCCTTCTTCCGCCGGCTGAAAGATGAACTTGACGGTGCCGGTCAGGTCGTCCTTCATGTCGGCCAGCACGGAAGCGACGCCCAGTTGTACGGCGGTGTGCACGTCATGACCGCAGGCGTGCATGACGCCCACTTCCTGGCCCAGGTAGGTCGTCCGCACGGTCGACCGGAAAGGCAGTTCCGTTTCCTCCGTCACGGGCAGCGCGTCCATGTCGGCCCGTATGGCCACCACCGGACCCGGTCGGCCGCCTTTGAGCACGCCCACCACGCCGGTATGGGCGACGCCGGTCTTGATCTCTATACCGAGCGCGGTAAGATGATCCGCCACCAGCGCCGCCGTCTTGAACTCCCGATTGCTCAATTCCGGGTTCCGGTGGATGTGCTCCCGCATGCGGATGGCTTCCCCTCGGTGCTTTGCCACCAGGGCGGCCACGTTATCCTGGACGGCGGCCACGATATCCTGTTGGACAGCCACGATATCCTGCTGGGCAACCGCGTCCCTGGGCGTGTTCGTGATAAACAACATGCCCGGGATGAGCAGCGCCCACGCCAGTCTTATCTGCATAACTTCTCTCCTACCTCTCCCAGGGGAAGTCGAAGGACGGCCGGTTGGCGTAGCGGTCCATGGCCACGCGCAGCCTGCTGCCGCAGCCGGGTTCGAGCGTCACCGTGAAGCTGGCACCGTCGACGGCTGTCGAACCGCTATCGTCGCATACTTCCAGGATCTGATGCTCCCCGTAAGCGCCGCCCTGGACGGTCACGGTACGGGAGGAGACCTGGTTGGTATTGACCAGCGTGACCACCGCGCTGTCGTCTTGAAGTTCTTCCACGAGCGCACCGACGTCTTCCGGCATCCCGGGACGCATTCTCGCGGGATCGAAGTACCTGAACCGGCAGTGCAGGGGATGGCCCAGGTGCCCGGTGGGCATGCCGCCGAGCATGAGCCGGATCAGGGCGTCCACCGCCGCGGGATTCGTGCCGTTCATGTCGTCCGATAATCGCGTATCCGGCGTGGACTTGTCGTTCCGCATCCTTTCCATCTTCGAACGAACGGTGGAGATGTCCTCCAGCAGCGCCTCTTCCGGATAGTCCGGGTTCTGGCCCTCCAGGAAGGCGATCCAGCCCTCCATGGGCACCCGTTCGAGATCGCGGCGGTCCATGGACCAGTAGTAGACTTCCTCCGCGCCCACGTCGAAGGGTTCGGGGCGGTAGTCGTACCAGCCGTCGTCCCCGTGCATGCGGGGATAGAGCGTCCGGCCGTCCTCCACCTTGCTGTGCGCGTTTACGCCGTCGATGACGCCGCGCCAGGTATCGACGTATTTCTGGTCGCCGGTCAGCAACAGCCCGTTGCCGAAACTCCAGTGGGCCCGGATCAGGAAGTAGGGCCGGTGCGCTGTCTCGCCGGTCTGGGGCACGATAGTCGAGAATCCCCATCCGTACGCCCCGCCGTACCATCTTCCGCCGCACTCCCCGCCGATGCTCCCGTCCAGTCCGATATTGGAGGGGATGATCCCGTTGTTCTTCGCGGTGCGCTCCACCCAGGCGTCGAGGTATTCCTTCGTCCAATCGAAGTACCTCTCATCACCGTCGATCATGTAGGCGTTCATCGTCATCGTGGTCACGCCCATATTCAGCGGGTGATCGCCGGCCACATCGTTGTAGTCCTTGAAGTGGGCCACCATCTCCTCGTAGTTCCGTTCCCCGTGCCCCAGTCTGAAACGGCCCTCGACCTCGATGGAGTCGCCGGCCCAGTCGAGCCCCGTGGCCTTGCGCAGCATGGACCCGCGGCTGCCGTTGAACATGCTCTTGATCACGCGGTGCTCGGGGATCCAGTTGTCGGCGATGGGATCGTCACCCATGTAGAAGCCGCAGAAACGCCGGGTACGGTCCACGAACTTCTTGTCGCGGGGATCGCATAGTCCTTCGAGGAAGAAGGCCGTAAAGCCCTCGCCGTTGTGCATCCAATCGAACATCGTGGGGAATTCCTTGAAATACATGCCGTCCCGGGCGAATTCGACCTCGGTGGTCTTCGCTTCCGTGTACTGCAGCAGATGGCCGTCCCACGCTTTCCTGTACAGGTCGTATACACGTTTGGAAGCGCCGATCGCATAGAGCTCCGGCCAGTTCGCGAAGTTCTCCGCGGCATCGTCCGGTCCGTCGTCACCGCCCCAGCGGGGCACGCAAAGCAGGTACCCGCGTTCGTCGAAATACTGATCGTAAAAGGCTTCCACGGCCTCTTCCTGCTGCCGGATCAGGGCGTGTTCCAGCAAGGCCCACGAAGGGGGTGGCATGGGCGTCGCGATGCGCAGGTTCCGTGCGTTCCGAACGGTTCGCCCAACCGGCTCGGGGCGTCCCCCTGTTGAGACGGACGACATGGTACAGGTCCTTTCTATTGAATACGGGAAGGATGAGCGGTGCGGATTCCGCGTTAACGCTGCTGCTGGTTTACTGGTTGATCAGGAAGTCAGGCCGCGGCCGTATCGCTTGCTCCGCCGGGCGCTTTCCTCGATAAACGCGAGCAGGTACTTGACTTCGTCGGTATGTTCCACCTCGGCCGTCACCGCTTCCACCGCCTGGGATATATTGAGCGAGGACCGGTGGAGCAGGCGGTAGGCCTGCTTGAGCGTGCGGATGGCTTCGTCGGAGAACCCGCAGCGCTTCAGGCCGATGGTGTTGAGTGAAACGGGCTTGAGCGGATCGTGGCCATACTTGAAGTACGGACAGATGTCCTTGGTCACCATGCCGCCCCCGCTGATGAAGGCGTTGCGGCCGATCCGGACGAACTGATGGACGGCGACGAGTCCACCGGTGATAGCGAAGTCCTCGATTTCCACGTGGCCGCCCAGCTGCGTGCCGTTGGCGAGGATCACCCGGTTGCCGATCACGCAGTCGTGGGCGACGTGCACATAGGCCATGACCAGGGTATCGCTTCCGATCACCGTCTTTCCCAGCGCGCTCGTCCCGCGATTCAGCGTGGTGAACTCCCGGATGGAAGTCCGGTCTCCGATCTCCAGGATGGACTGTTCGCCGATGAATTTCTGATCCTGGGGGATCGACCCGACGACGGCCCCGTGATAGACCCTGCATTCGGCGCCGATTCGGGTATGAGCGCCGATCATCGCGCTGGATGCGATCTGGGTCCCCGCCCCTATCGTCACGTTGGGTTCCACGATTGCGTAGGGACCGATACTGCACCCGGCGCCCAGTTCCGCGTCGGGATGCACGATAGCCGTGGGATGTATCTGGACTTCGGCCGTTATGTCCGTCACTGTGGGGTCTCCTGGTCCGCCTGGTCCGCCTGGTCCGCCTGGTCCGCCCGGTCTGCCCGGTCTGCCTGGTCCGCCTGGCCCACCCGGTCCGTGATCATGGCCATGAGGGTGGCTTCGGCGACCAGTTCATCGTTTACGTAAGCCTTGCCTTCCATCTTGCAGGCGTGCATGCGCATCCGGACCGTCTCCAGCTCGAAGCGGATCTGGTCGCCAGGCTTAACCAGTCTTCGAAAACGTGCATGGTCGATGCCCATGAAGTAGGCCATCTTGCTTCTAGGCTCATCGATGGTGTTGAGCAGCAGCAGGCCGCCCGCCTGCGCCATGGCCTCGACGATCAGGACGCCCGGCATGACCGGATGGCCGGGGAAGTGGCCCGCGAAGAAAGGCTCGTTGATGGTCACGTTCTTCAGCGCAGTCACCCGCTTTCCCGGTTCCATGTGGATCACCCGGTCGATGAGCAGAAAGGGATACCGGTGGGGGAGGATGCGCAGTATGTCCTCGATGTCGAGGACCGCTTCGGGTGCAGGTGCAGGTGCAGCCGATGCTGTCGGAGCAGGCACGGGCTGAGCAGGCGCGGGCGCAGCAGATGCAGACGGATCGGCGGTCCCGGTTTCCTGCTTCTTCTTCACGCAAGCGCCGCGGATCCTTCGCACAAGTTCCACGTTGGCGGCATGGGAGGACCGCGCGCCGAATACCTGCGCCCTGAGCGGCGCACCGAGCAGGGCCAGATCGCCGATCAGGTCGAGGGCCTTGTGCCGGCAGGGTTCGTTGTCGAACCGCAGCGGCTGGGTGCCCACGATCCCGTTCTCACCGATCACCACCCTGTCCTCCACGCCGAACAGATCCTTCAATTCGTCCAGTTCCTCGTCGGACAGGTCCATGTCCGCGATGACTACCGCGCTTTCCAGGCTGCCCCCCTTGATCAGTCCCCGTTCGCGCAGGGCCTTCACGTCACTCAGGAAGGTCCACGTCCGTGCCGGGGCGAACTCGGTGACGAACTCGTCCTCCAGGGAATAGAGTACAGTGTGCTGGCTGGCCAGGTTGGATTTCTGGTAGTCGACCATGTAGGTGAGATGGAAATCGTCGGAAGGCATGACGACGAGTTCCTTCAGCAGGCCGTTCTCCCGCTCCGAATACAGCACGGGGTTGTCCAGTTCCAGGTATTCCCTGGGGGCGTCCTGTTCGACGATGCCCGCTTCGATCAACGCGTTCACGAAGGGTATGGCGCTGCCGTCGCAGATCGGCGGCTCGTCCCCGTCCAGTTCGATCCGGATATTATCCAGTCCCAGGCCCGCAACGGCGGCCAGGACGTGCTCCACGGTGTGGATCCGGACGCCGTCCCGCGCCAGGTTCGTTCCCCGGGTCGTATCGATCACGTAGTCTATGTCGGCCGGGATCTCCAGCCTGTCGGGATGGTCGACGCGGACGAAGCGGATCCCGCCGTTCACGGTACCGGGCTTGAACGTTATCGTTGCCCGTCCTCCGGTATGCAGGCCGATTCCCTTGATGGACGCCGGGGATTTAATCGTACGCTGGCGTTTGCGCATGGGCCGCTACTCGCTTCCTTCGTTGAATTACTCGACTTCCTCGCCGCTTTCGAGCGCCTTGATCTGCGCCTCCAAGGTCTGGACCTGGTTCAGCAGGTCCGGCAGGCGCTTGATGGCCGCCTCGATTCTCCTGGCCTGGTTGTGCGGACGGGCGGGATATCCCGAAACGGTCGATCCTGCGGGTATTGACTTGGTCACGCCCGCTTGCCCGCCGATCCTGGATCCGGCGCCGACGTGGATGTGATCCGAGAGTCCGGCCTGCCCGCCGATGAGGGTCCCCGATTCAACCACCGTGCTCCCCGCGATGCCCACCTGGGCGCATATGGTGACGTGATCGCCTATTACGACGTTATGGCCGATCTGTACCAGGTTGTCGATCTTCGTGCCGCGGCCGATGCGGGTCATGCCCATGGTCGCGCGGTCAATCGTCGAATTCGCGCCGATCTCCACCTCGTCGCCGATCTCCACGCCGCCGACCTGCGGGATCTTTCTGGCGCCTCCGCTGCCCTGGAAATATCCGAAACCATCGCTGCCGATCACGACACCGCCGTGAACGATCACGCCTTCTCCCAGGGAAACCCGGTCGTAGAGCGTCGCGTTGGCGAAGATCCACGTGCCCGCGCCGACCCGGCAGTGGGCGCCGATCGACACGTTCGATCCGATGCAGGCGCTCCGCCCCACCAAGGTGTGCGGACCGATCGACACATGGGGTCCGATGACCGCTTCTTCATCCACTTCCGCGGCGGGATCGATCCTGGCCGTCGGATGGATCCCGGTTACGGCGGGACGGTGTCCGGCGAAATAGGTCGTCAGCAGGGTGACCAGGGCGAGCTCGGGTGAGGCCACGCGGATGATGGGGACCGGCGCGTGATCGATTTCCCGGGAGACGATGACCGCCGCGGCCTCCGTCGACTCCAGTCGCCGGCTATGCCGGGCGTTGATCAGGACGGAGATCGAACCCTTGCCGGCCTCGTCCAGCGGCGCAACGCTTTCGATGATGCATGAGCCGTCGCCGATGAGTTCGCCTTGTATCTGCGTCGCGATATCTTCCAGCTTCTGTCGCATGAGTGGCTAGTTGGCTTCCTTCTGCAGTTCCTCCAGGACCTGCCCCGTGAGGTCCTGCGCTCTAAGCGGATCCACGTATATGAGCGACCCGGCATCGAAGATATAGGTGTAATTCTCCGCCTTGGCCAGGGTCTGCACCACGTTGAAAATGGATTCCTGCAACGGCCTGGTCAATTCCACTTCCTGTTGCGCAAGCTGCATTTGTTGGGACTGGGCGAACTGCATGAGCTCCTGTTCCTTCTGCATGATATTCTGCTCGTCCTGCTGCCGCCGAGCCGCGGTCAACATGGTCTTGCGGGCTTCATACTGCTGCTTCAGCATCTCGACCTCCTGCTGCCTGCTCTGGACCTGTTCCTGCATAGCCGTCACCTGCTTCTGGAATGCCTCCTCGGCATCCTTGAATCCCTGGTACGACTGGCGCAGACGATCCATGTCGAGATAGCCTATTTTGAGTTCCTGCCCCTCGACAGTAACAGGCAGCTGCATGGCGGCTGCCAGCATGGCGACCACGACCACTGTGCGAATCATTCCTCTCCGTGAAACCATTGATATCCTCCTCGAATGCCGGATCAATCCGGTAACCTGGACCAGCCTGTCAGAACATCTGTCCGAGCTGAAAGTGCGTATGCCAGCCGCTTCGCTTTTTCTGAAGGGCCTGGATCGGATCCGAGGGCCGGTCGAATCCGTATCCGACGTCGAATCCCAGCAGCCCCA from Gemmatimonadota bacterium harbors:
- a CDS encoding M81 family metallopeptidase; its protein translation is MSRILIGTFFQETNDFHPNDTVYEDFGILRGREMLEEPGGENGLSGVVGGAVDTLSVREDVEIVPTYSAAMGAGGTITQACFERTTSELLDAIEREKAGAAGVYLNLHGAMAAEIEKDPEGYVLQEVRRIVGPHVPVVASFDMHGTITLRMLSHMDGCAILHTYPHIDWYETGARAAGVLLRILDGARPVIASVYTPTMVRGDELKTATGVHGTFIRYLERLEERDDVLAGGIMLGHPPTDCPEQGSRVVVITDGNRELAEREALHIGRSFWNMRSHMQCVLHSVEEGIRIAAKARGTVVFADAADATSSGAPGTSNTILKGFLGSDYRGSVLFPIRDDPAVARAMEAGVGRTITVPLGGTRDPRFTPVEVTATVEVLGRRDDVPIAVLQCRNITIFLAASGPLLCDRWMYPAFGQDPKRFDVVIKKLPHTPDEWYDDWAERTITIDSPGAASPNIPTLGHRYVTRPIYPLDPDMTCTPAVEVYE
- a CDS encoding DMT family transporter, with translation MNRHVTSGRWGLGLILSLFTIFVWGGLPIVLKIMLISLDAFTMTWYRFVVAAALMALIVYRQGHFGLVRRLKSGYALVFLAAVLGFSCAYVFYPQSLQYISPSAAQVVNQISLLFLLLGAMLLFHERMTLIQVLGLLLLTGGIVLFFNEQLSELWSGDSAMIPGILWVTAAALALSTYTLTQKQLLQILPTSVILFLIYLAGSILILPFVRFESLLAQDTQQMILLNVSAVISLVAFVTLVESLKHLEVFRVSMVLAVVPLVTVVDMMILAPLLPGLLQPEHLNLISISGAILVVIGSIFGNLRRSMKSG
- a CDS encoding amidohydrolase, with protein sequence MQIRLAWALLIPGMLFITNTPRDAVAQQDIVAVQQDIVAAVQDNVAALVAKHRGEAIRMREHIHRNPELSNREFKTAALVADHLTALGIEIKTGVAHTGVVGVLKGGRPGPVVAIRADMDALPVTEETELPFRSTVRTTYLGQEVGVMHACGHDVHTAVQLGVASVLADMKDDLTGTVKFIFQPAEEGAPPGEEGGADLMVREKVLEDPAPEAIFGLHALPSLDVGTVGYTIGPAMAAVDHFIIKVRGKQAHGARPEEGIDPVVMASEIVFALQTIRSRTLSPLEPSVVTVGIFRGGERFNIIPREVHLEGTVRTYNPVVRDMVERRMTTILEGITGAYGGSFVLDYNRGTPSVINDPALSREMAGYLTGAPGVEQVLELPPTMGGEDFAYFANEIPGFFYRLGTTRPGQLSGGLHTPTMTADSESVGVGMRVMTHLVLEFLNARAPRSDK
- the lpxA gene encoding acyl-ACP--UDP-N-acetylglucosamine O-acyltransferase translates to MTDITAEVQIHPTAIVHPDAELGAGCSIGPYAIVEPNVTIGAGTQIASSAMIGAHTRIGAECRVYHGAVVGSIPQDQKFIGEQSILEIGDRTSIREFTTLNRGTSALGKTVIGSDTLVMAYVHVAHDCVIGNRVILANGTQLGGHVEIEDFAITGGLVAVHQFVRIGRNAFISGGGMVTKDICPYFKYGHDPLKPVSLNTIGLKRCGFSDEAIRTLKQAYRLLHRSSLNISQAVEAVTAEVEHTDEVKYLLAFIEESARRSKRYGRGLTS
- a CDS encoding bifunctional UDP-3-O-[3-hydroxymyristoyl] N-acetylglucosamine deacetylase/3-hydroxyacyl-ACP dehydratase gives rise to the protein MRKRQRTIKSPASIKGIGLHTGGRATITFKPGTVNGGIRFVRVDHPDRLEIPADIDYVIDTTRGTNLARDGVRIHTVEHVLAAVAGLGLDNIRIELDGDEPPICDGSAIPFVNALIEAGIVEQDAPREYLELDNPVLYSERENGLLKELVVMPSDDFHLTYMVDYQKSNLASQHTVLYSLEDEFVTEFAPARTWTFLSDVKALRERGLIKGGSLESAVVIADMDLSDEELDELKDLFGVEDRVVIGENGIVGTQPLRFDNEPCRHKALDLIGDLALLGAPLRAQVFGARSSHAANVELVRRIRGACVKKKQETGTADPSASAAPAPAQPVPAPTASAAPAPAPEAVLDIEDILRILPHRYPFLLIDRVIHMEPGKRVTALKNVTINEPFFAGHFPGHPVMPGVLIVEAMAQAGGLLLLNTIDEPRSKMAYFMGIDHARFRRLVKPGDQIRFELETVRMRMHACKMEGKAYVNDELVAEATLMAMITDRVGQADQADRADRADQADQADQADQETPQ
- the lpxD gene encoding UDP-3-O-(3-hydroxymyristoyl)glucosamine N-acyltransferase, whose product is MRQKLEDIATQIQGELIGDGSCIIESVAPLDEAGKGSISVLINARHSRRLESTEAAAVIVSREIDHAPVPIIRVASPELALVTLLTTYFAGHRPAVTGIHPTARIDPAAEVDEEAVIGPHVSIGPHTLVGRSACIGSNVSIGAHCRVGAGTWIFANATLYDRVSLGEGVIVHGGVVIGSDGFGYFQGSGGARKIPQVGGVEIGDEVEIGANSTIDRATMGMTRIGRGTKIDNLVQIGHNVVIGDHVTICAQVGIAGSTVVESGTLIGGQAGLSDHIHVGAGSRIGGQAGVTKSIPAGSTVSGYPARPHNQARRIEAAIKRLPDLLNQVQTLEAQIKALESGEEVE
- a CDS encoding OmpH family outer membrane protein translates to MIRTVVVVAMLAAAMQLPVTVEGQELKIGYLDMDRLRQSYQGFKDAEEAFQKQVTAMQEQVQSRQQEVEMLKQQYEARKTMLTAARRQQDEQNIMQKEQELMQFAQSQQMQLAQQEVELTRPLQESIFNVVQTLAKAENYTYIFDAGSLIYVDPLRAQDLTGQVLEELQKEAN